The Ichthyobacterium seriolicida sequence ATAATTGGTCTGAGCCTATACGGGTAAATCAGGACAACACTAAGTCTCATCAGTTTTTTACTTGGATGAGCGTCGATCCTATCACTGGATACATATATATAGTTTATTACGATCGAAGTAATTACGAAGGTTTAAAAACAGATGTAAGTCTAGCCATTTCTGAAGATGGTGGTATTACATGGAAAAATGAAGTCATATCAGAAAAACCATTTGAAGAAATCCCTGAAGATGTCTTTTTTGGAGATTTCAACAATATCAGTGCTTATAATGGTGTTATAAGACCTGTGTGGACTCGTTACGACAAAGAGACGGGTTTGAGTATATGGACTGCAATTATAAATAGATAATTTTTTTTCATTTTTAAAATATTTTGAATCAAAATTAGATGCGTTTTTTCTATTTAACTAATAAGTTATTTGTTAAAAACACTTAAAAGGCTTGATCTTATTAAGATTAAATAGAATTATATTTATAGTCATTTGAATATCTCTGTGTAAAAAGTGTAAAATTTCGACTAAATAGCTTCACGAGTATATAAAATTGATTAAGTAGTCACACCGACAACCTCTTAAATCCCAATAAATTCAAGGGGGTGAGCTTTTTTATTAATTCAACTCAGGTTATAAATATTGTTAATTTTGTTTTTTCTGATTTATAGTATAAATGTTAGGAATACAAAATCCCACCGAGACAAAATTTTGGAAAAAACTACAGGAGCATTTTGTTTCTATCAAGCCAGTTCATATGAAGGATTTATTTTCTAATGACGAAAATAGATTCGAGAAACTATCTGTGGAATTTAATAATATACTCATAGACTATTCCAAAAATATAATAACACAACAGACTTTAGATTACTTGTTTAAACTAGCTGAAGAGATGAATCTGTGTAGTGCTATTGAGAAGATGTTCCATGGGGAAAACATAAATTTTACAGAGGGCAGATCTGTTCTTCATACCGCCCTTAGAAGTAGAGATAGTAGTAGTTATTATTTGGGTTGTGAGAGCATATATAACGATATAGAGAAGGTATTAGAGCGCATAAAAAAAAATAGCGAATCAGTTATTTCTAAGGAGTGGAAAGGGTATTCTGGCAGACATATTTTAGATGTAGTACACATAGGGGTAGGAGGGTCTAGTGTTGGAGTCACAATGGTATGTAAAGCTTTAGAGTGCTATAAAACGCGTCTGAATATACATTTCATAAACGATATAGATGAAGCTTATATAAGGGGTGTGTTAGATGATTTAAACCCTGAAACTACACTTGTTATAGTTGCATCTAAAACTTTTACTACTCGAGAGACTATCATCAATGCCAATTTAGTAAAGAAGTGGTTTTTAGATACGGCCAAAGATGAGAGTTGTATATCAAAACATTTCATAGCGGTAACGGCCCATATAGATAAAGCACTTGAATTTGGTATTTGTAGAGAAAATATATTTGAGTTTTGGGATTGGGTTGTAGGTCGTTATTCTCTTTGGAGTTCTGTAGGGTTAACTATATCTCTGTACATAGGATTCGATAATTTTAAAGAATTACTCAGAGGAGGTCACCAAATGGATGAGCATTTTAGAAACACTCCAATTAATAGAAATATTCCTGTGATATTAGCTCTGATAGGCATTTGGTATAATAATTTTTTTGGAATGGATACCGAAGCTATTTTCACGTATAATAGATGTATGAAATATTTTGTTCCATATATTCAACAGTTGAGTATGGAGAGCAATGGCAAATGTGTAGATAGAAGTGGTAAACGAGTAAATTATCAAACAGGTCCAGTTGTTTGGGGGGGCGATGGCATAATTGGGCAACACTCTTTTTATCAATTAATCCATCAAGGAACTAAAATAATACCTTCTGATTTTATAGTTGTAGTAAAGCCTTTTGATAAAAAAAACAATTACAGCAAAGAGTTGATGTCTAATTTCTTTGCGCAGACAGAGGCACTTATGATGGGAAAAATAGATAGTTCTACACAAGGAGATTCAAAAAGTGATGAAATAGGGATAGATGATAACAAAATAAATTGTACAAAGCCATTTAGTCTATTTGTGGGAAATAGACCTAGTAATTCTATTATGATAAAGGAGCTGACTCCTAGGAGTTTAGGTAGTCTTATAGCTATGTATGAGCATAAGATATTTACCCAAGGTGTGATATTAAACATTTTCAGTTTTGATCAGTGGGGTGTGGAATTAGGTAAAAATATAGCTGTTGATATATTGGATGAGTTAAACCATGAGAGAAAAATACAATCTCATAACAGTTCTACAAATGGACTTATAAATGCGTACAAACAAATAATATGAGTATAAAAGTTAGTGATTTAAGTAAGTATTTTAATGGGAGAAGGATATTAAACGGTGTATCTTTCGATATACCTAAGGGAGAAATAGTAGGATTGTTAGGTCCTAATGGAGCTGGTAAGTCTACACTTATGAAGATATTGAACGGATATATTTCAGCATGTGATGGCGTAGCGGAGTTAGCGGGCTTTAATGTAGAGACAGATACAGAACAAGTTCAAAACAGAATAGGTTATCTATCTGAAAATAACCCTCTGTACACGGATATGTACATAAGGGAATATTTGTGTTTTGTAGCTGCTATCTATAGAGTGGATGATTCTAAGAAAAGAGTAGAAGATATAATAGATATGTTAAATCTCAGGACAGAGCTCGACAAAAAAATATATAAATTATCTAAGGGCTATAAGCAGAGGATAGGTTTGGCTCAAGCTATGATTCACTCTCCAGAGGTTTTGATATTAGATGAGCCGACGACTGGCTTAGATCCTAATCAGTTAGAGGATTTTAGGGTTCTGATAAAGAAATTTAAAGGAGATAAAACGATTTTATTTTCTACTCATATACTGCAAGAGGTAGAATATATTTGTGATAGAATTATTTTTATAGATGGGGGAAGCATAGTTGGAGATATTAAGATGGAGGATCTTAAAAAAAATCCCCATGGAGATTTAAAAAGTATTTTTAGCAGTTTAATTAAAAATGTCAGCAGTTAACATTTTTTTCTGTCTGTTTTAATTTATCAAGACGAGTGCGTTATAGAATTTATTTTAGAGTCAGATAAACTATGTTAGAAAATTGTTTTGATAAGGAGATAGAGATATTTATAGACAGTGCTATAAGAGAGGATGTAGGAGGGGGTGATTACAGTTCTATAGCATGTGTTCCTAGAGGGCTTAAGAGTCAAGCCAAATTATTGATTAAGAGTAATTGCGTTTTATCTGGAGTCGATATGGCTAATAAAATCTTTAATAGGGTAGATTCTGACTTAGATATGGAGGTCTTTATGAGCGATGGTCAATTGGCAAAAAAGGGGGATATAGCATTTATCATAAGGGGTAATCCTCAATCCATATTGAAATCAGAGCGAATAGTTCTCAATTGCATGCAGCGTATGAGTGCTATCAGTTCTAATACTAGGGAATACGTCAATTTGGTCAAAGATTTTGATGTCTCTATTTTAGATACTAGAAAAACCACACCTAATGCCAGAGTTATAGAAAAATGGGCTGTTGAGATAGGTGGTGGGGAGAATCATCGCTTTGGGCTCTACGATATGATAATGCTAAAAGATAATCATATAGACTTTGCAGGAGGTATTAAAAAGGCTGTCAGTAAAGTAACGGATTACTTGAAGAGTAATAATCTAAAATTAAAAGTAGAGATAGAAGCCAGAAATGTAGATGAAGTAATAGAGATTATGAGTGTAAAGGAGGGGGTAGACAGAATTATGTTAGATAATTTTTCTTGTTCGGATACTAAAGAGGCTGTAAATATTATCAATGGGGAATTAGAGGTAGAGTCCTCAGGAGGTATAGATAAGGGTAATGTGTTAGAATATGCTCGGTGTGGAGTAGATTATATATCTATAGGAGAGCTGACTCATTCCATAAATAGTATAGATATGAGTCTCAAAGCTATACAGGGTTAGAATATTTTAGGATTGAAGTTATCTGGATTTTTAGGTGTTATGTCTCTATAGAATTCTTCTATTAAGGTCATGTCGTGTTCTACACTATCAGTTAGTTTAATTATAGGTCCTATGCCTATAATTTTCTTTTTATAATCTGCATATCCCAAGCAAACAGGTTTGTTTGCCTTTTTTGCTATTCTGTAGAATCCTGTTTTCCACTTTTCGACTCTTTTTCGTGTTCCTTCAGGTGCAATTGCAATTACGGCGTTTTTTTTGCTGTTCAAGTAAGTGTTTATATCTTCTATCAAAGAAGAGTTATCTATACCTTCACCCCTTTTAACCCCTATAGCTCCCAACCACTTAAATAAAAAACCAAAAAAGGATTTAGTGTAGTATTCCTTTATTAAAAACTTAGTTTTTATTCCAGTCCTCCATATGAAAAACAATCCTATTGGCATGTCCCAATTCGATGTGTGAGGGGCGCCTATTATAATTCCATTTGCGTTTTTGATATTTTTAAAATCTACTTTCCAACCTAGTAAAAAGAGTCCTATAGCGCCTATGCATTTTTTCATATTCATCAGTAAATTAAAAAAACTGCCTGCAAAGATGCGGAAAAAATATCCTTTAGTTCATAAGTTTTATAAAAATTATTTACTCTTCCCGAATATCTTCTTTACATTCGCGGACGGTATGTTCACTAAGATTCAAAGCGCCCTTTCGGTTAGGGCTTTTAGCGTGTCGTTTTCTGAACTTAAAGAATTGACTAAGTTCGGCCTTTCTCTCAGCGTGGTATTTTCTTCTGTATGTAGCTATATATTGGCATCAACCACCATAGATTGGTACGGCTTATTAAAGTTGATATTGGGGGGGTATCTAGTTGTGGGCTCATCTAATATATTCAATCAAATTATAGAAAGAGACTTAGATAAGTTGATGAATCGCACTAAAAACAGGCCTTTACCATCTGGTAGGATATCAGTAGATAAGAGTCTTTTTATAGGTTTTTCATTTATCAGCATAGGCTTGTGTCTTTTGTATAGCCTAAATGCTAAAGCTGCAATTTTTAGTGGATTATCTTCTATTTTGTATGTATTTGCTTATACCCCTTTGAAATCTGTGACTCCATTATCAGTTTTTATAGGGGCTTTTCCTGGAGCTATGCCCGCTGCCCTAGGTTGGGTTGCCTCTACCAATAGTTTTGGTGTTGAAGCGGGATTTTTATTCGCTTTTCAGTTTATTTGGCAGTTCCCTCATTTTTGGGCGGTTGCTATATTGTTACACGAAGATTATAAAAGGTCTGGATTCAAATTATTGCCTTCTAAAGAAAAAGATGGAGTGGTCATGTCTTTGATATTTTTATATACACTCTGTCTGATTCCCATCTCTGTGTTTCCCGTTATGGATGTGTTTAATAGTTTAAAGATATCTTATGTATCAGCTACTATTATAGCTTTATCAGGTGTTGGTTTTTTATC is a genomic window containing:
- the pgi gene encoding glucose-6-phosphate isomerase, whose product is MLGIQNPTETKFWKKLQEHFVSIKPVHMKDLFSNDENRFEKLSVEFNNILIDYSKNIITQQTLDYLFKLAEEMNLCSAIEKMFHGENINFTEGRSVLHTALRSRDSSSYYLGCESIYNDIEKVLERIKKNSESVISKEWKGYSGRHILDVVHIGVGGSSVGVTMVCKALECYKTRLNIHFINDIDEAYIRGVLDDLNPETTLVIVASKTFTTRETIINANLVKKWFLDTAKDESCISKHFIAVTAHIDKALEFGICRENIFEFWDWVVGRYSLWSSVGLTISLYIGFDNFKELLRGGHQMDEHFRNTPINRNIPVILALIGIWYNNFFGMDTEAIFTYNRCMKYFVPYIQQLSMESNGKCVDRSGKRVNYQTGPVVWGGDGIIGQHSFYQLIHQGTKIIPSDFIVVVKPFDKKNNYSKELMSNFFAQTEALMMGKIDSSTQGDSKSDEIGIDDNKINCTKPFSLFVGNRPSNSIMIKELTPRSLGSLIAMYEHKIFTQGVILNIFSFDQWGVELGKNIAVDILDELNHERKIQSHNSSTNGLINAYKQII
- a CDS encoding ABC transporter ATP-binding protein; this translates as MSIKVSDLSKYFNGRRILNGVSFDIPKGEIVGLLGPNGAGKSTLMKILNGYISACDGVAELAGFNVETDTEQVQNRIGYLSENNPLYTDMYIREYLCFVAAIYRVDDSKKRVEDIIDMLNLRTELDKKIYKLSKGYKQRIGLAQAMIHSPEVLILDEPTTGLDPNQLEDFRVLIKKFKGDKTILFSTHILQEVEYICDRIIFIDGGSIVGDIKMEDLKKNPHGDLKSIFSSLIKNVSS
- the nadC gene encoding carboxylating nicotinate-nucleotide diphosphorylase codes for the protein MLENCFDKEIEIFIDSAIREDVGGGDYSSIACVPRGLKSQAKLLIKSNCVLSGVDMANKIFNRVDSDLDMEVFMSDGQLAKKGDIAFIIRGNPQSILKSERIVLNCMQRMSAISSNTREYVNLVKDFDVSILDTRKTTPNARVIEKWAVEIGGGENHRFGLYDMIMLKDNHIDFAGGIKKAVSKVTDYLKSNNLKLKVEIEARNVDEVIEIMSVKEGVDRIMLDNFSCSDTKEAVNIINGELEVESSGGIDKGNVLEYARCGVDYISIGELTHSINSIDMSLKAIQG
- a CDS encoding 1-acyl-sn-glycerol-3-phosphate acyltransferase; the protein is MKKCIGAIGLFLLGWKVDFKNIKNANGIIIGAPHTSNWDMPIGLFFIWRTGIKTKFLIKEYYTKSFFGFLFKWLGAIGVKRGEGIDNSSLIEDINTYLNSKKNAVIAIAPEGTRKRVEKWKTGFYRIAKKANKPVCLGYADYKKKIIGIGPIIKLTDSVEHDMTLIEEFYRDITPKNPDNFNPKIF
- the cyoE gene encoding heme o synthase; translated protein: MFTKIQSALSVRAFSVSFSELKELTKFGLSLSVVFSSVCSYILASTTIDWYGLLKLILGGYLVVGSSNIFNQIIERDLDKLMNRTKNRPLPSGRISVDKSLFIGFSFISIGLCLLYSLNAKAAIFSGLSSILYVFAYTPLKSVTPLSVFIGAFPGAMPAALGWVASTNSFGVEAGFLFAFQFIWQFPHFWAVAILLHEDYKRSGFKLLPSKEKDGVVMSLIFLYTLCLIPISVFPVMDVFNSLKISYVSATIIALSGVGFLSFSIRLIDRKDDSSARNLMFAGLIYLPLVQLVYVINNLMK